ttcaccttTAGAATGTTAGTACACGTCATGTTACTTAAGTTCCAAATAACCCATAGGATATATCCTCTCACTGAGCTACTCACActcttttcaaaataaatcataaattcattactattataaatttgagcaTGGCCAATTCACATTGGTATGACTATACTTAGTGTTGCAGTCCTCAACGCGAATGTGGCGCTCTTAATACAAGGTTTTTATATTCCTGGTTTGGcttacataaaatacataaaatattaaatacctattaagCATAacgtttttcatattttatacaataagaGTAGACATTAGAACAAAGGCTAGGTACATGCTAAgctatgatatattttttctatcaATCACGGTGCCCAAGAATTTACACAAGAGCACTCTCTATTCCATCGCGGTCGTTACCTACTCAAAGGgacaaattaataaactaTTACAGACTAAAAACTGAATTTTTTGTTCTGTAGAGTAGATTTTCAATACTATTTTGGAGAAActtgtttaaaaaatttggTACAGTAGGCATCATCTAACTTGAACACCTTTGGAAGCATGGGTGGAATAGGTCAACCCCGTGTGACGCCATTGGCCATTGATCGCCTCGGCCGTAAATACTTCTACTAGGCCCTCTAAAGTTGACAGGGACACCTACATCCAACATAGTCCATCCTTACAACCTCATCAACTGGTGCGTAATATTGCGATATTTGGCCAACATTGGCCCGCAATGCCAATATTACAGGACAAACATCTCGAACATCATGTCCAGGATGTTCAGCAGTTTCAGGAAGCGAGGCTTGCTCTCCTCTTCCTTTCTGACGGCGGCGCGGTGCGCGCGGTCCAGCTctgaaagtgaaaaaaaatatacagggtgttaattACATGTTctactaaaaataaatcatctttatttgccaaaaaatagtacttagtaggtacaataataaagttgcttagttatataattataagaatCTAACAAATGAGCAATATGCATTAATAGTGTGAGTTTATATAACAGGGTAATCCTCTGACACCTAAACTAGGTAGAACCTGTAAGATAGGCATCAGTGACCTCCTCTCAAACAttcttgataaaaaatatcaatacaCATTTAATTAAGAACATGTTGGAACATTGTGTGTAGCCGGCAGGATTGCGTACCCGCGGTAATGCTTTTTAAGACATGCATTATAGCATGCatttaaaatatcgatatcagGTACTAATGGACTAACTAGTAACTACTTATCATTTATAAAAGAAATGGAATCTTGGGCCGCTACAGATGTGCCTCCATAGATGTCAAGTCTCTCCCTCCCGGTAAGATCGTCAGGTTTATACAAAAAGTATAAGACCTGGAGAGTGAGATTTAGCAAGGGGAGTCACAATAGAttttttaggttgcagtggcaaATGGGCACTGGTGTCCCTCCCCTTTTctaaaactatatttatgaTGGTCAAACTAAACataacttaataaattaagtgGACCGATAGCAATGCAGGAAATAAGTTTCAAAACTCgtctgttaaaaaaaattagtatTGCACATCAAGTAGACTCACCAGCCTTCTCCCCATGGTCCTGGTCCCCCAGCACCTCCTCCCCGAGCGCGGCCGCGTGGAGGAACACCCGTATGCTGTACTCCGACACCGAGTGTGACCAGTGACCGAATACTCCGATACCTGGGGACGGGCACGTCGTAAGAAGATAAAGAtgaatcaatatttatttccaTTTCATTTACTGTAAACAAGAACGACTATAATGCAAAATGTGAAAAAGGCACCAACTCAGCATGAGCTGTATACCCCCCTATTGTCTACTAATGCTTCTCGTTACTAAGTACGTACATATTGTTCCTTGGagtaatgtaataaaatttcaatatgGGAGGAAATCAACCAAACTACTCTTTGGGCTGGaaaaattagtaaatagttACTAACttttcatttaaaacataGGCATGGTTTCTAAAGTATTgtaagctgaaagggggtgactgAACTTATGATTATTGTTTTTTCAGTCCTGTATGCAACATACTACTACTATCAATCAATACAATAGTTGATGATTGAAACCATAGCATGTATGACTGGATTTAGTTTGGTCTTCAATGATGTCAGTTTAGCATTacataaagtaatatttctcTCTAACCTGTGTATGTTTTGTGTTAactaataaacaataatttatctatctatcaatgCATAATGCTGCAAATTGACAGCTGTTCAGGTAATTTGAAGGGCTTCTCATGGATATAGGTGCTCATCTGCTACAAGAGATCAGTTAATGATCTACAGGTTCCTAATTGACCTATGATGATTATTACATAGTCATTAGCAAAGTCAAATAACCAATAAGATCACACAATACAATAGAGGTAGATTAAAAGATGGCTGCTGACCTATTTAATAAAGCCATTACCATTGAAATATACTAATTATGAACTTAATGTTACACTGTATTGAAAATTAAGCTAATTGATAGATAGATGGGAACATCTAAGAACAGACACTTATGACTTGCCCTTTATTTGATAACTTAGCAATGAATAACAAAAGATGGGAGATTACTTTTGTCTAAAAAGTAAATCATACCACATCAGTGGCAGaaattacagtaaataaattGTTGCCGTAATAAACTGTTCTCAGTGTTGGCACTGGTttctgttgcaaagttagctttGCAAGACTCTATGTAGATCAGTCAATCAGTTTTTAGTTACGTAAAGGTTACCTATTGGTCGTGGGAAGTCGGTGGGCACCTGCACCACGTCCGGGCCACAAGTTATTGAACTGAAGTTGTTCCGGTCTGTTTCATAGCTGGGCctgaaaaatacaaacatcacaatttcaaaaatatacttcTTTATTTAACAACACAGTCACCAGAAATCAAAAACATGCATAAACATAGCATTTATACTAGGGTTTCGTTCCCGTGTTCCCGGGGATTTCCCgggttttatttttcatcaattcTATGctctattttcatatttatttatctgtttttcctacctaaaaccaaaaaaaatgaTCGGTAAGCTTGTCGTCAACAATCAGAAACTCGGctttgttgtaaattattagaaaatcatgcgtgttattgttttcgcgcagctgcattgcaaacataaatgactcatctacatcactttgtttcacctcttcctgattcaatgctatattttcatttttatttatcttttggTCCACCTACCTAAAACCAGACAATAGGC
The Plutella xylostella chromosome 24, ilPluXylo3.1, whole genome shotgun sequence DNA segment above includes these coding regions:
- the LOC105391933 gene encoding UPF0669 protein C6orf120 homolog — translated: MRREFILVLLGIIFISTLSSLLSGYVQIDTDKVLLDTVVGVVGAGNFSYWQLGHTGPLLVELTSLSGDADLYVSDTTRPSYETDRNNFSSITCGPDVVQVPTDFPRPIGIGVFGHWSHSVSEYSIRVFLHAAALGEEVLGDQDHGEKAELDRAHRAAVRKEEESKPRFLKLLNILDMMFEMFVL